The genomic window AGGTACTGTCATTCTAATGATACATAAGGGGACAAGCATCTCCAGAACAAACAGATATGGTATATTTTGTACAATTGTACATCTATTATTCTATTAGCTGTTAGATAGTATCAGAACATTGAGTACTCTTGTGTTGGTGCATGTTAGTGTGTGGGAAGCCATTATTTTCTATCTTTGTTGAAGCTGTAAGTGAACTGTGAGTGAGggtgtatttctttgtgtgtgtgtgtgtgtgtgtgtgtaatgattcTGAATGGATTAGGCAGGGGGTGAATGGAGCACATGTTTGCAGATATTTTGATGTTATGTTAAATAAAGAAGAGAAAGGCAGTGCAAAGTCAGAGCATTGTGACGTTTGCTCAGGAGAGTCTATGAGGACATCTGTCACCTGCATATCCATGATCTCCTGCATCTGGTCTGAGTGCTTACCCAAAACTGTGAGCACCTGAGTAGTCTATGTAATCTGATACTGTGATACTGTGACCTCTACTAAAGACCATTTTAAGatattatgattttatttacagtgtccCTCATCTTTGTCATGACTAAAAAATGTTATACATTTAGTTGTAAATGGTATGCAGGTCACACAAATCCTTTATCCTCTACTGTGTAGgcccacacaaaccacacacacgcacacacagacagacacacacacacacacatacatgcatgcacacatgcacacttgcacacacacacacacacacacagacacacacacacacacacacacccacacacactccaacattCATCCAGTATTGGTCTGATAATGAGAAAGCAGCTATTGAAGAATTCTCTGGTGTCAGAGATTCCCTTAGATATGTTACTATGCACTCAGGGTCTGCCCAAGCAGAGGACTCCACAACACCACTGCTAGCTGCGTTTAGCACATGTTGCGTTTATGGAGAGCCAATGGGACTGCCTATGACAGGCAGGGTATGATGGGATACTGAAGAACTGACCCCTCGCTCAGCTGGATAAAGCTACTGGTCTCCTCTTGGGGATCGTCGTCAGGGGCAACCTGGGCCCAGCTGCCTGAGCCACTCTCCTCGCTGCTAGCACTGAGGGAGcgcctctctccctccacacccACAGGGGGCACCGTGGGCACTGAGACCACCTTTTCTCTGTCACTACTGGGGGAAGAGAGCACATTGCAAAACTGCAGCATCATCTGCAGCCTGAAGGGCTAAGTGAATTTTTCACAGAAGCGAGCAATTTTTTACTTCCTAGACTATCTACAGTTTATCTGCTGGCACTATGTTGGGATTGGGAGCCACACAGACTAACTTTAGTGTGTATCTGTTTTACTCTGTATACTTGTTAATTTAGCTCTTCAGACATGCAGCTCAGCTCTGGTGGTGGATGGTTAAACTCTGATAATACTTGAcagctctgttctttttctgaggCTTTATTTGTCTTGGTCtaaattttctttctctctgtccacttCCTTATTTTCTCCCCATGCTTAAAGTCAAAGGCttgcataaatgtgtgtgtgtctgtgtatgtgtgagcccTAAGTGATTTTCCATGCTTCATTGCTTCTTTAAAGGTCATGGAGATGCTAATTCTCTTATCTAAGAGCAAGTTCTCACCACCCAGACTAAGTGTCAGGCGTTTAACATTGTGAAAAGGCAAGAGGCAgagtgtgatgtcacagaatTGATTTGAGcgagtgtgtccatgtgtgcaAATGTGTTGTGATCGTGTGCTGGACCACAGAGTGCGAACACTGAGGGTCTTGAATTATGCATATGTGctgtattttttaatatattcttTTACAGTATAGGTTTGCCTGCCTACGTTATAAATTGGCACTAAGAGAGAGCAGTGTCGAAATAAATCTCTTATTTGTGgtagtatctctctctctctcaccctcacttTGAGTCAGATCAAAGGCGTCCCTTCCAGCACTGAGAATCCAAAATGCATGTTCTCAGCTCCTTTGCTCCTCTTAAAAAAATCAGCCTCTACTTATATACAAGTGAgcgagtatgacagtgtgtatttAGCTGACCTTACCTGCCCCGTCGCACAGgtgctctgtctctgctgctctgaGGCTGTATCTGTGGGGGCGACTCCCTTCGACGGCGCCCTCCCTTTCCCCCATCTTCAGAGGCCTCATCCCTTTGATCTGGTTCGATGTGGATCAGAGGCACTTCCCTTGGACACCTCAGGGAGTTTCCCATGGAGGGAGGTCCAGGAAGGCTCTCGACGCTCTCCTGCTGCTCCAAGCTCGACTGACTCCGACCACTTCCCGGACGAGACTGTTTAAAGCCACGCCTCCTCTCTCCAACGGGTAAGGGCTGCTGCCGACAAGCCGTTCCCTGTTCCTGTTGCCCACCCAGGAGGGATTTTCCACTTTCTACAATGTCTGCAGCCAGACGGTTAGCAAAGAGCTGCACATGTGGTTGAGAGTCAGAAGGTGCCTCAGACTCCAGGCTTTCCTCTGAGGGCTCTGCAATGATCTTGTTCTTGCGCATTAGAGACTCAATGGAGCTTGCCCAGGTCTCGTGGATCAGCATGTCTGTGATTTGGTCTGTCTGGCCACGCTGATATAAGCAGGAGTCAGACTTGCAGAGTCCCGTAGCTGACACTGTGTTGGTAGGGTAAATGTTGAGGGAGTCTCCATGGATGTTTCGAGCAAACCCATCAAAAGAGTTGGCCTTGATGGGAGAGTTCACCGTCAGCCGAGAATCGGATGACCGCCGGTCAGGTACGGAGGACTGGCGAATGCAGAATGGGGTTCTGGGGGATGGGGGTAACAGGCTATTGCTCCATTCTTTGGTCTTGGACAGACCGTAGTCTTTATTCTCTTTATCCATGTCTTTCAGCATGAAGCGGTAAAACTCCTCAGTGATACTCTCGGTGCTGGACTGCTTGGAAAGGCAGGATGACGTCCGTACGTTCAGGTGGCCATTCTTCTTGCTGGCTGCCTGCTGCACTGCTGCTGCCAGAATGCTACTCGCATTCTTCCCAGCGTAGTAGTCCAACAGTAGGTCAAATCCTCTGccctctgtctccatctgattgACCATGAACCGAGAGAACTCATCCGTGATGCTCTCACAGCTAGACTGCTTGGAGATGGAGCTGCCACGGCTCAAGTTGTGCCCCAGTCGACTGCCTGGCCCTAGTGTATTGGCTGTCCCAGCAGGATCCACATCTTCTTCTGGAATGCTCTCATAGCTTGAAGCTTTCCCACGGCTGCTCCACCTCTCACACTGCAGGCGGCTGCGGGACGACTGACCTGGTTTAGATGTGTCCACCACATTTAGTTCTGGGCAGTTCATGATCCTGGCCGTGACTTCAGAGGCAAAGAGGGCAAAAGGGTCGGAGATAGCTGGTTCATCCAAATTAACAGTCTCATCCACCACTCTGTTAACCAGCCGTTCCATGAGCTCAGGCTGCTCCTCGGTTTTGCGTTTGATCTCACTGAGCCTCGGTGGCCGATGTTTCTTTGCAACAACAGCACCGTTCTGAACCTCTTTCCTACGCAGAGCTGCTGATGTGCGGCAGGGCAGCAAGAGACCATCTGGCCCCTCAGTGGTACCTTTCAGGGCACAGAACCATGGCTGCTTCCCACTTGAGTTTTCCAGGCAGATTGCTGCTagctctgttgccatggagacaacTGTTGTGGCTAGGTCATCAGCAAAACATGTAATGTGAGTCCTGGACTCACCATCCATCTTTAATGCCACTTGTGCCCCTGAGGAAGAAGATAGAGGCTGCTGCTTGCCGTCCATGTCCCTCCCTGGTTTGTCCCGGGGCCCATGGAGAGGAGAGCTCTCAACTGAGGGAAGCTTTGAATCTGAAATGCACTTACCCAGTTGCCCCTGTAAGTCAGACGGCTCTCTGACTGCAGCCGTGGTGAGTCTGCTCTGAGGGTGTTTGCACTGCTCTTTGATGTTGgattcactcacattctcttcTTGTCCgtgcctctgctctctcttccctgtgtgAGAGGGCAGCTTATCCACATTGCTCTGCTTTTCAGTGTGATTATCAGGCTGGCTGAGCTCAGTCAAACACTGTAATTGGCTTATTGCTTCTCTGGCTGGCTTGGTGACAGCCTCATGTTCTATGGAGCTAATGTTGCCCTCGTGTCTGTCCAGTGACCCTAAAGTACTTTTTGAAATATCACTGATTTTTGTTGATGTGACACAAAGAACATCAAAGAGCAGATTGTTCACACTGTCCATTAAGAAGTCCTGGATATCGGGAGCATCTTTCCCAGGCCCTTctaactcttttcttttcaaggcCTTACCCAGAGCATACTTAAAGATGCTGTTTGCCATGTCTTGGGCAAAACTATCCACCTCCAATTGCTCCTGCAGGGGTCTCTTCGGATTTATGATGCCATCCACAATCTTGTTGTGAGTGGACTCAAGGAAATGAGCCACGCTTGCGTAGTGCTGTTTGTGAGTGAGCACAGCTGAAGCCTCCCAAAGAAGCACTTCGGCCACATTGGCCCTGAAAGTATCCACGCTGGTGCTCTCGGCCACGCTGCAGTGGAGTGGAATGGCAGTGGAGGCCTGGGCGGCAGACAGAAGCCCCCGGGAAGCAGAGTACATTTCAGTGGAGTCTTCAGCGTCGCCGGCCTCCTCAGCCAGATCCACTATGGCAACTGCACCTGCCACCTGGGCCATGCTACATAcggctgaagagagagagtagtcTGTTGCGTGGTCATCAAAcccttcctcttcatcctcctcctcgtcctcctctcCAGATTCTAGTGTCAGATGCTCCGTTACCTGTGGAGTGCTGATGGTGCCAATGACACTAGCTGCACACGCTAATGCTACTTCCACTGGTTTGGCACCATGCCCAGTAGGAGAGGCACGGTGGCTGTAAGCCTGTGGGACTATATCATAAGGGTGACAATGGTGTTCTGCTGTTCCGTGAGACTGGGTACCTGGCCATTCTGCTGCTTCCTCACAGTTGTCTGGACTTTGGACGATGACAATTTTGGGGAGTTCAAAGGAACAGGTACGAGCCCTGGGAGGTTCATCGATGGAGTGTGACACAAGGGCAGCATTTTGAGGGATACTGGAGACACTCATGGCTGCTTCAGAGGTGAAAGAGGTTTCGTCCTGAGATAGGCGAATGAAGGCATCCTGAATGACGGACTCTGCCAGATTGGTGGCGTAGTGGCCAGCTGACTCCTTGGCATGTCGACTGACTGGCCTTGGACTGGTGGACGAGCCTCTGGTGGAGGCGACAGAGGTCCTGGAGAGCTTTTGGGAGGTGGCAGAAGCACAGAGGGTCTCTGAGTCCTCACTGTCCTCCCGCTCAGCTGTACTCCTCCGCTGATACTGAGTCCCTCCTGCTCTCATTATCTCAGAGACTGACTCCATCATATCACCACTTTCTACATctacaaggagagagagagagagagagagagtgagagagagatactttaGATCACATTTGAGTTATGAcggagtgaaaatgaaaatgggagAGACAACCATTTCTGCCAGTGAGTAACTTCATCTCTGGTGCTAGGTGTTTTCACTGGGAGGCATACAGTAAGTCTACTATCATTAACAGGCAAACTCTCAGTTCACTCAAGCTCTCTCTGATTTGCACCAAAAATAACCCCGATCTCTATCTAAGTCGATCTGAATTTGAATATTACACTGACCCAGAAGAGAGCGTAACCTTCCTCAACCAGTGCTGGTTCTAATTTCATATGAGAGATTAATTATAGATTAGCCGAGCATTGTGGTGCTGATGCTTCTATAAGCCCTGCTGTGAGACTCAGGGGCCACACTTGTAACAATAGCTGATGGTCATTGATCTAAAATCGTATGTATCCAAAAATGGCAATGGGAGCGCATGCATTAATGCCCGTTAGTGCTTGTAGTGCTGCAGTAATAGACATGCAACGAGACATGGAGGCACAACAGTGGCATGTTACATTTagggaaagagacagtgaacactaagacaaagcacacacacacacatatatgcacacgcacgcgcacacgcacacgcacacacaatgtgCACGAAGACAAATGGACGTTAACACATTTTCCCCACAGCTGTGAATGGGGCGACATGAGGGTTCTAATTTGGATAAAATTATAGGCAAACTCAGTGACCATTGCTGGtaattttttaatatttgcatGAGCAAAAGGCTTACAAACATGGTTTGGTCACCgtataatgaattaattaaaaagcacacagaatcaaaatagagttttcattttttccttagggtatttaaagaaaatgtcATCTGAAATATGACTGTATTTCTCACTATAAAAATACTGTGCTTtctccatttaaaatgtttcttacaGACATATCCTAACAACTGTTCCTCAGGGCTGATTGGTGTTTTTATCAGTGATGGAGTTGTACTGATAgctaaataaattaaactggAATGCCGGCAGAGCAAGCGAGTGCCTTTTCTCTAAATTGTGGTAATTTCCTCTCTAGGAGTTCAGGGCCTCAGCTGCATTAAAATTGCTCCTAACATTGGTGGAAGCTTGGTAAATCATATAGCTGTGTAAGCACAAGAGAATGTGTGCCAGGCATGATAAGGTTTCTGTAGCATTTCAGGACGTGAGATGCATGACGAATGGTTTGAGCGTTTCTGATTCTCACTCACCGTTTCTGAAGGGGTCGTCTTCACTGTCTTCACCAAGGTGCTCTGAAGCTGTCAGGAAGTCCTCCTCAATGGATGACACTGAGCGATTAGTGTCATCATCAGCAACGTTCTGCCCTGCCAATCGGCCATGTCGCTGTCTCTCCTGTCCTGATTGCAGGCCAATCAGGAACTTGTTGATTTCAAAGATGATGCTGGCAGGCTGAGCTGGATGTCGCCTGCTGGCACACTGCACCAGACATACATCAACTACTCTCtggctctgaaacacacacacacacacacacacacacacacacacacacacacacacacacacacacacacacacacagatagagagagaactggaAATTAGTTGAATATATTTCTGCCACTGGCAGAAGCATGGGCTCTCTAGATGAGTGAGAGGTCCTGTGCTGGAGTTCTGAGAAACTTCACTGACAAACAAGCCCCTAAGTTTTAACCTTGGGAACAGTCTAATGACTACTTTCAGACCACCAAAGTTTTTAATCCTGAACCATTGGCATAGAAACAGCAGTAGTAGTTGCTGTTGTTTGCCACCTGTGTTTGGGCTTGATCAGACTGACGGGAATCAGGAGACTCCAGGCCACTGAAGAGCAGAATCTCATTCTCTTTGGGCTGACGCACACCCAGAGACTCTACCAGTTTAGGCAGATCTGGAGAGACTGATGAGAGTTTCTATAggaagagatagatagatagatagatagatagatagatagatagatagatagatagatagatagatagatagatagatagagagcgagagagagagagagagcgagagagagagagagagagattagattaGCACTGAACTGGATGCAAGAGAAAAAGCATATGGGTGTATATCATAAAGGACCCTTTACACTAGACCTGGGTGATGTACCAtcttttaagtttaaaaaaagggggatcGCAACTGcacctgtcaaaaacaaataCCTCACTCTGCAAGAGAGAAAAACGCCCACAGTCACAAATACTCACTAATTACCTAAACCAATCTAACATCTTTCAGAGAGCAGATTTATCtggtaaccatggaaacacatgcacagtttACAACACTAAAGGAAAGACAGGAGAACCCCACGTACCTTGATGCAGCTGTCATCATGGCGATCGGCTGTGTGCTTGTCAAGGTTCACAAAACAGATCTGCAATGACAAGCCAAAAGCTTCAGAACACTTGTTCACACATAACAGACATAtgcacattcaaaacacaactgCCCTTCTtcagtttgctgtttttttgcaCTCCCCACAATAACTCTCAAGTGTGAAAATTGTATCCCTTTCCCCCATTTGTAAAATTTGTtttacaaatttatttatttttgttgtagtATTTCAATAAAGGACTCAGTCTATAAAGTAACCAAGGCAACTAAACAGATGTGTCATATTCATTTTATCAGTGTATCTTTGACAATCAGCATTTTACAATGTGAATTTATGAAGCAACATGAGATAATGGAGAGTTTGAATGAAACATATTTGATGCCCAAATCGTAGCTCCATCAGTCAAAATAACTGTGAAATTATTCAGTGTCGCAAGGGAGAAGGTGTTAAAAATCATGACAGCACACGCCAAACAAAAGAAGAACTGCAGAAAAGAGGAGTGGCAGTCGTAAGGCATGTTCACTGAGTGAGGCTGACACTAACGAGGACGGTTgctaaaactaaataaaaaagaaaaaaaaaatcaaatgagatAGTTCAAGTTCGAGTTCTAGTTTACTTATAATcaatatcactatttacagtctcacagggctttacatgcccacaggtttacagtaGACAAAGCAGACAAagcaggatggcaccccctgacctAATCTTTATATATCTTTATATCTTTATAATCTTTAAAactcccccaaaaaacccagataaACAAAATTAACCCAaagcaaaatacaaatacaaaggaATACAAAAGAACTGAATCTGCACCTCTTAGAACCAGTCTCTCCAACAACTGTCTTGTGAACTCAAAAAAAGATGATATTTACTACGTGTAAATTTGAAAGCAAGAagaatgacaaaagaaaaaaaacacataatttGATGAAATAAGCACAAAACCAGAACCTCTAAACAGTGgaataaatatgacaatatgATACAGTCTGTTGAGTCATCTGGACGTGTTTCtatttggacaaaaaaaaaaaaaaacaacacagctgaaGAAGAATGTCA from Chanos chanos chromosome 2, fChaCha1.1, whole genome shotgun sequence includes these protein-coding regions:
- the sphkap gene encoding A-kinase anchor protein SPHKAP, with the protein product MQGLGVVASPGEGVGEVTGFEMFGPGSDPGSPVQSVSISPLAYPAGGSWFQWWLGQAWQESLPAAVQQQAGEPGGDLHPRLASALSLERVSSGGSAEPGEQGRDVSPNAGTALSPLFPSPDSCFYPKAKAGFPMSHSNFQASAIFETSESTDTEAVKTESTLGTSVTACKKVLCNSTVFESSEYWLRSEKTLCRLSFVDNQHDRGCTTICFVNLDKHTADRHDDSCIKKLSSVSPDLPKLVESLGVRQPKENEILLFSGLESPDSRQSDQAQTQSQRVVDVCLVQCASRRHPAQPASIIFEINKFLIGLQSGQERQRHGRLAGQNVADDDTNRSVSSIEEDFLTASEHLGEDSEDDPFRNDVESGDMMESVSEIMRAGGTQYQRRSTAEREDSEDSETLCASATSQKLSRTSVASTRGSSTSPRPVSRHAKESAGHYATNLAESVIQDAFIRLSQDETSFTSEAAMSVSSIPQNAALVSHSIDEPPRARTCSFELPKIVIVQSPDNCEEAAEWPGTQSHGTAEHHCHPYDIVPQAYSHRASPTGHGAKPVEVALACAASVIGTISTPQVTEHLTLESGEEDEEEDEEEGFDDHATDYSLSSAVCSMAQVAGAVAIVDLAEEAGDAEDSTEMYSASRGLLSAAQASTAIPLHCSVAESTSVDTFRANVAEVLLWEASAVLTHKQHYASVAHFLESTHNKIVDGIINPKRPLQEQLEVDSFAQDMANSIFKYALGKALKRKELEGPGKDAPDIQDFLMDSVNNLLFDVLCVTSTKISDISKSTLGSLDRHEGNISSIEHEAVTKPAREAISQLQCLTELSQPDNHTEKQSNVDKLPSHTGKREQRHGQEENVSESNIKEQCKHPQSRLTTAAVREPSDLQGQLGKCISDSKLPSVESSPLHGPRDKPGRDMDGKQQPLSSSSGAQVALKMDGESRTHITCFADDLATTVVSMATELAAICLENSSGKQPWFCALKGTTEGPDGLLLPCRTSAALRRKEVQNGAVVAKKHRPPRLSEIKRKTEEQPELMERLVNRVVDETVNLDEPAISDPFALFASEVTARIMNCPELNVVDTSKPGQSSRSRLQCERWSSRGKASSYESIPEEDVDPAGTANTLGPGSRLGHNLSRGSSISKQSSCESITDEFSRFMVNQMETEGRGFDLLLDYYAGKNASSILAAAVQQAASKKNGHLNVRTSSCLSKQSSTESITEEFYRFMLKDMDKENKDYGLSKTKEWSNSLLPPSPRTPFCIRQSSVPDRRSSDSRLTVNSPIKANSFDGFARNIHGDSLNIYPTNTVSATGLCKSDSCLYQRGQTDQITDMLIHETWASSIESLMRKNKIIAEPSEESLESEAPSDSQPHVQLFANRLAADIVESGKSLLGGQQEQGTACRQQPLPVGERRRGFKQSRPGSGRSQSSLEQQESVESLPGPPSMGNSLRCPREVPLIHIEPDQRDEASEDGGKGGRRRRESPPQIQPQSSRDRAPVRRGSSDREKVVSVPTVPPVGVEGERRSLSASSEESGSGSWAQVAPDDDPQEETSSFIQLSEGNGNSSTSSLGFADLEGYGDFSLPSGIISEEREKRSPQRDSQEQVDERMSGLSAGTSGFHREVVVMNIDLEEKCVDVELRAALQWIAASELGMPTLSLRKEDKLVKFPRIVQLASQKAWHVGDLFSAVAQYCQLHQEEVQRGRPAPSLFDWLLETHR